In the Bradyrhizobium guangzhouense genome, one interval contains:
- a CDS encoding branched-chain amino acid ABC transporter permease, whose protein sequence is MTALTDDTLPVTPRAMRDEMILFVVMALLLASVPFTGVYPFFVMQALCFALLACAFNLLIGYGGLLSFGHAMFMGTAGYCSAHALKVWALPPELGVLVGIAAAFVLSLITGYISIRRQGIYFSMITLALSQLLYFIYLQAPFTHGEDGIQGIPQGHMFGVLDLSKPTVLYYVVLVGFLAGFLLIYRIINSPFGEVLKSIRENEPRAISLGYRTDQYKFLAFVLSGTLAGFAGALKVFVAQNASLTDVHWSMSGEVVLMTLVGGLGTIFGPVVGAFVIIAMQQYLAGFGQWVTVIQGSIFVICVLTFRRGVIGEIAHYFRRSL, encoded by the coding sequence ATGACAGCCTTGACGGACGATACGCTGCCGGTCACGCCGCGCGCGATGCGTGACGAGATGATCTTGTTCGTGGTGATGGCGCTGCTGCTGGCGTCGGTGCCTTTCACGGGAGTCTATCCGTTCTTCGTGATGCAGGCGCTTTGCTTTGCGCTGTTGGCCTGCGCCTTCAATCTCCTGATCGGCTATGGCGGCCTGTTATCGTTTGGCCATGCCATGTTCATGGGCACGGCCGGTTATTGCAGCGCGCATGCGCTGAAGGTCTGGGCGCTGCCCCCGGAACTCGGCGTTCTCGTCGGCATCGCCGCTGCGTTCGTGCTGTCGCTCATCACCGGCTACATCTCGATCCGTCGCCAGGGCATCTATTTCTCGATGATCACGCTGGCGCTGTCGCAGCTCCTGTATTTCATCTACCTCCAGGCGCCATTCACCCATGGCGAGGACGGCATCCAGGGCATTCCGCAGGGGCACATGTTCGGTGTGCTCGATTTGTCCAAGCCGACCGTGCTCTATTACGTCGTGCTCGTCGGCTTCCTTGCCGGCTTCCTGCTGATCTACAGGATCATCAACTCGCCCTTCGGCGAGGTCCTGAAATCGATCCGCGAGAACGAGCCGCGTGCGATCTCGCTGGGCTATCGGACCGACCAGTACAAATTCCTGGCGTTCGTCCTGTCGGGGACGCTGGCGGGTTTCGCCGGCGCGCTGAAGGTGTTCGTGGCGCAGAACGCCTCGCTCACCGATGTGCACTGGTCGATGTCCGGTGAAGTCGTGCTGATGACGCTGGTCGGCGGTCTCGGCACCATTTTCGGTCCCGTGGTCGGCGCCTTCGTGATCATCGCCATGCAGCAATATCTGGCGGGCTTCGGCCAGTGGGTGACGGTGATTCAGGGCTCGATCTTCGTGATCTGCGTGCTCACTTTCCGCCGTGGCGTCATTGGCGAAATCGCGCATTACTTCCGCAGATCGCTCTAA
- a CDS encoding branched-chain amino acid ABC transporter permease produces the protein MQALYAQLLVGLINGSFYALLSLGLAVIFGMLNIINFAHGALYMMGAFVAYFLLNIGGISYWWALLLAPVIVGIFGMILERTMLQWLTGLDHLYGLLLTFGIALIVQGVFQNYFGSSGLPYSIPDQLRGGMNLGFMFLPIYRGWVVIFSLVVCFATWFLIEKTRLGAYLRAATENPTLVRAFGINVPRMITLTYGLGVGLAALAGVLSAPINQVRPLMGADLIIVVFAVVVIGGMGSIMGSIITGFALGVIEGLTKYFYPEASNTVVFVLMVLVLLVKPTGLTGRAA, from the coding sequence ATGCAGGCTCTCTACGCACAGCTACTGGTGGGACTGATCAACGGCTCGTTTTACGCGCTGCTCAGTCTCGGGCTCGCCGTGATCTTCGGCATGCTCAACATCATCAATTTCGCCCATGGTGCGCTTTACATGATGGGCGCTTTCGTTGCCTATTTCCTGCTGAACATCGGCGGCATCAGTTACTGGTGGGCGCTGCTGCTGGCCCCCGTCATCGTCGGCATCTTCGGCATGATCCTGGAACGGACCATGCTGCAATGGTTGACCGGGCTCGATCACCTCTACGGCCTGCTGCTCACCTTCGGCATCGCGCTGATCGTCCAGGGCGTGTTCCAGAACTATTTCGGTTCGTCCGGCCTGCCTTATTCCATTCCGGACCAACTCAGAGGCGGCATGAATCTCGGCTTCATGTTCCTGCCCATCTATCGTGGCTGGGTCGTCATCTTCTCGCTCGTCGTGTGCTTTGCCACCTGGTTCCTGATCGAGAAGACGCGGCTTGGCGCTTACCTGCGCGCCGCCACGGAAAATCCGACTCTGGTGCGCGCCTTCGGCATCAACGTGCCCCGCATGATCACGCTCACCTACGGCCTCGGCGTCGGCCTGGCCGCGCTCGCCGGCGTGCTGTCGGCGCCGATCAACCAGGTGCGGCCGCTGATGGGCGCCGACCTCATCATCGTGGTGTTCGCCGTGGTGGTGATCGGCGGCATGGGATCGATCATGGGCTCCATCATCACCGGCTTTGCGCTCGGTGTGATCGAGGGCTTGACCAAATATTTTTACCCCGAGGCCTCCAACACCGTCGTGTTCGTGCTGATGGTGCTTGTGCTCCTGGTGAAGCCAACGGGATTGACGGGAAGGGCAGCCTGA
- a CDS encoding ABC transporter substrate-binding protein produces the protein MTRSIASLLLGTALAVTSAGAAFAQDKTVKIGALSDQSGLYADLGGPGSTLAAQMAVEDSGLGAKGWKIDIISGDHQNKPDIGTAIARQWFDVDKVDIIVDVPNSGVALAVNNVVKEKNGVYINSGAATSDLTNAQCSPNTVHWTYDTYMLAHTTGQALVKAGGDTWFFLTADYAFGAALERDTTAVVTANGGKVVGGVKHPLNTPDFSSFLLQAQASKAKIIGLANAGGDTTNTIKQAAEFGIGKGGQKLAALLLFLTDVKAIGLETAQGLNFTETFYWDMNDKTRAFSKRFSEKMKNGAMPTMVQAGVYAGVRHYLKALEALGGNPHDGVKVVEKMKSMPTEDDLFGKGEIQPNGRTIHNAYLFEVKKPSESKGPWDFYKLVGTVPGDQAFTPLAESKCALLKK, from the coding sequence ATGACAAGGTCGATTGCATCGTTGTTGCTTGGCACGGCATTGGCCGTGACCAGCGCTGGCGCCGCTTTCGCACAGGACAAGACGGTCAAGATCGGCGCACTGTCCGATCAGTCCGGTCTCTATGCCGACCTCGGTGGTCCCGGCTCGACGCTCGCTGCGCAGATGGCGGTTGAAGATTCCGGCCTGGGCGCGAAGGGGTGGAAGATCGACATCATCTCGGGCGATCACCAGAACAAGCCCGACATCGGCACCGCGATCGCGCGGCAGTGGTTCGACGTCGACAAGGTCGACATCATCGTCGACGTGCCGAACTCCGGCGTGGCGCTGGCGGTCAACAACGTCGTCAAGGAAAAAAACGGCGTCTACATCAATTCCGGCGCGGCGACCTCGGACCTCACCAACGCGCAGTGCTCGCCCAACACCGTGCACTGGACCTACGATACCTACATGCTGGCGCATACCACGGGCCAGGCGCTGGTGAAGGCGGGTGGCGACACCTGGTTCTTCCTGACGGCGGACTACGCCTTCGGTGCGGCGCTGGAGCGCGATACCACGGCGGTCGTCACCGCCAATGGCGGCAAGGTGGTCGGCGGGGTCAAGCATCCGCTAAACACGCCGGACTTCTCCTCGTTCCTGCTCCAGGCGCAGGCCTCCAAGGCCAAGATCATCGGCCTTGCCAATGCCGGTGGTGACACCACCAACACGATCAAGCAGGCCGCCGAGTTCGGTATCGGCAAGGGTGGCCAGAAGCTCGCGGCGCTGCTGCTGTTCCTCACCGACGTCAAGGCCATTGGCCTCGAGACGGCGCAGGGCCTCAACTTCACCGAGACCTTTTACTGGGACATGAACGACAAGACCCGGGCTTTCTCCAAGCGGTTTTCGGAGAAGATGAAGAACGGTGCGATGCCGACCATGGTTCAGGCCGGCGTTTATGCGGGCGTGCGCCACTATCTCAAGGCGCTCGAGGCGCTCGGCGGCAATCCGCATGATGGCGTGAAGGTCGTCGAGAAGATGAAGTCCATGCCGACCGAAGACGATCTGTTCGGCAAGGGCGAGATCCAGCCCAATGGCCGCACCATCCACAACGCCTATCTGTTCGAGGTGAAGAAGCCCTCCGAGTCCAAGGGACCGTGGGATTTCTACAAGCTCGTGGGGACAGTGCCGGGCGACCAGGCTTTCACGCCGCTCGCCGAAAGCAAGTGCGCGCTGCTCAAGAAATAA
- a CDS encoding ABC transporter ATP-binding protein: protein MPETAMAEAPVKAATGGNILQVRNLEAWYGESHILHGINFDVNAGEVVTLLGRNGAGKTTTLKSIMGIIGKRAGSIKFNNQEIIRATSDKIARMGIAFCPEERGIFSSLDVKENLLLPPVVRAGGLPLEQIFDLFPNLKERLSSQGTKLSGGEQQMLAIARILRTGASFLMLDEPTEGLAPVIIQQIGHTIARLKKEGFTILLVEQNFRFASTVADRYYVVEHGKIIDGFSNAELAANMDKLHTYLGV, encoded by the coding sequence ATGCCTGAGACTGCAATGGCCGAGGCGCCGGTGAAGGCCGCGACCGGCGGCAATATCCTCCAGGTCCGCAACTTGGAGGCCTGGTATGGCGAGTCCCACATCCTGCACGGGATCAATTTCGACGTGAACGCGGGCGAGGTCGTTACGCTGCTCGGGCGCAACGGCGCCGGCAAGACGACCACGTTGAAGTCGATCATGGGCATCATCGGCAAGCGCGCCGGCTCGATCAAGTTCAACAATCAGGAGATCATCCGCGCGACCTCCGACAAGATCGCGCGCATGGGTATCGCGTTCTGCCCGGAGGAGCGGGGAATTTTCTCCAGCCTCGACGTGAAGGAGAACCTGCTGCTGCCGCCGGTGGTTCGCGCAGGCGGATTGCCGCTCGAGCAGATCTTCGATCTGTTTCCGAACCTGAAGGAGCGGCTGAGCAGCCAGGGCACCAAGCTGTCCGGCGGCGAGCAGCAGATGCTCGCGATCGCGCGAATCCTGCGCACGGGCGCAAGCTTCCTGATGCTGGACGAGCCGACCGAAGGCCTCGCCCCCGTCATCATTCAGCAGATCGGCCACACCATTGCGCGGCTCAAGAAGGAAGGTTTCACGATCCTCCTGGTCGAGCAGAACTTCCGCTTCGCATCCACCGTCGCCGATCGCTACTACGTGGTCGAGCACGGCAAGATCATTGACGGATTTTCCAATGCGGAGCTTGCCGCCAACATGGACAAGCTCCACACCTATCTCGGCGTCTAG
- a CDS encoding ABC transporter ATP-binding protein, with amino-acid sequence MADEFILETEGLTKEFAGFFAVRDVALKVRRGSIHALIGPNGAGKTTCFNLLTKFLKPSAGKILYKGQDITAMAPADVARLGLVRSFQISAVFPHLTALENVRVALQRQHGSSFDFWRSKSVLNRFNDRARELLSDVGLSEFANTPAVEMAYGRKRALEIATTLALDPEMMLLDEPMAGMGHEDIDKIAALIKRISAKYTILMVEHNLSVVANLSDIITVLTRGQVLAQGHYSELTKDERVKEAYLGAGHA; translated from the coding sequence TTGGCCGATGAGTTCATTCTCGAAACGGAAGGCTTGACCAAGGAGTTCGCGGGCTTCTTCGCCGTCCGCGACGTTGCGCTCAAGGTTCGCCGTGGGAGTATCCACGCGTTGATCGGCCCGAACGGTGCGGGCAAGACGACGTGCTTCAATCTTCTGACCAAGTTCCTCAAACCGTCTGCCGGAAAAATCCTGTACAAGGGACAGGACATCACGGCGATGGCGCCCGCGGACGTGGCACGCCTGGGACTGGTGCGTTCGTTCCAGATCTCGGCGGTGTTTCCGCATCTCACCGCGCTGGAGAATGTTCGTGTCGCGCTCCAGCGCCAGCACGGCAGCTCCTTCGATTTCTGGCGCTCCAAGTCCGTGCTCAACCGGTTCAATGACCGGGCGCGCGAGCTGTTGAGCGATGTCGGTCTCAGCGAGTTTGCAAATACGCCTGCGGTCGAGATGGCCTATGGGCGCAAGCGCGCGCTCGAGATCGCAACCACGCTCGCGCTCGATCCGGAAATGATGCTTCTGGACGAACCGATGGCCGGCATGGGTCACGAGGACATCGACAAGATCGCCGCGCTCATCAAGCGTATCTCGGCGAAGTACACCATCCTGATGGTCGAGCATAATTTGAGTGTCGTCGCCAATCTCTCCGATATCATCACCGTGCTGACGCGCGGGCAGGTGCTCGCGCAGGGCCATTATTCGGAGCTCACCAAGGACGAGCGCGTCAAGGAAGCCTATCTGGGAGCCGGTCATGCCTGA
- a CDS encoding ArsC family reductase, whose amino-acid sequence MPNIIYGIKNCDTMKKARTWLDTHGVAYEFHDYKTAGVEKDKLKQWSDKLGWETLLNRAGTTFKKLPDDDKEGLTEKKALALMLAQPSMIKRPVLEIGGKLLVGFKPDIYDKEIGAKARKS is encoded by the coding sequence TTGCCCAACATCATTTACGGCATCAAGAACTGCGACACCATGAAGAAAGCGCGCACCTGGCTCGACACCCATGGCGTCGCCTACGAGTTCCACGATTACAAGACCGCCGGTGTGGAGAAGGACAAGCTCAAGCAATGGAGCGACAAGCTCGGCTGGGAAACGCTGCTCAATCGCGCCGGCACGACCTTCAAGAAGCTGCCCGATGACGACAAGGAAGGTCTGACCGAGAAGAAGGCGCTGGCGCTGATGCTAGCGCAACCATCGATGATCAAGCGGCCCGTGCTCGAAATCGGCGGCAAGCTGCTGGTCGGCTTCAAGCCTGATATCTACGACAAGGAAATTGGCGCCAAGGCCCGCAAGAGCTAA
- a CDS encoding tRNA-binding protein, giving the protein MHVTHDPAASASPTIDFNTFLAVDIRVGTIVDAKPFPEARKPAWRLWIDFGPAIGARKSSAQITENHPLETLVGQQVAAVVNFPPRQIGPVVSEVLTLGFPDADGKVVLMQPSKPVPNGGRLF; this is encoded by the coding sequence ATGCACGTCACCCACGATCCAGCCGCATCCGCCTCGCCGACCATCGACTTCAATACCTTCCTGGCAGTCGATATCCGCGTCGGCACCATCGTCGACGCAAAACCGTTTCCCGAGGCCCGCAAGCCGGCCTGGCGGCTGTGGATCGACTTCGGCCCGGCCATCGGCGCGCGCAAGAGTTCGGCTCAGATCACCGAAAACCATCCGCTCGAGACGCTGGTCGGACAGCAAGTCGCCGCCGTCGTCAATTTCCCGCCGCGCCAGATCGGACCTGTCGTCTCCGAGGTGCTGACGCTCGGCTTCCCCGATGCCGACGGCAAGGTCGTACTGATGCAGCCGAGCAAGCCGGTGCCGAACGGCGGGCGGCTGTTCTAG
- a CDS encoding TetR/AcrR family transcriptional regulator — translation MPKISDKKREDRRQQILEAALACFSADGFHQTGMADIVKRSGLSHGAVYLYFQSKDDLIEALADDRHRREAILNSVAQGSGDPIEGLHALVRVYAQWLTDPMGEARRRVGIHGWAEALRNRRVRTSVVEGIDLPRALIVALVERGQHDGLIKRDIGADAISRVLIAIFQGFVLQKCWGEDFDVAACMATVTTVINGFRTTTADMKRRTRT, via the coding sequence ATGCCCAAGATCAGCGACAAGAAGCGTGAGGACCGGCGACAGCAAATCCTCGAAGCGGCGCTGGCCTGCTTCTCCGCGGACGGGTTTCACCAGACCGGAATGGCCGACATCGTGAAGCGGTCGGGCCTGAGCCACGGCGCGGTCTACCTCTACTTCCAGAGCAAGGACGATCTGATCGAGGCCCTCGCCGACGACAGGCATCGCCGCGAGGCCATCCTCAACTCGGTCGCGCAAGGCTCCGGCGATCCGATCGAGGGACTGCACGCACTGGTCCGCGTCTACGCGCAGTGGCTGACCGACCCGATGGGCGAAGCGCGGCGCCGTGTCGGCATCCACGGCTGGGCCGAGGCGCTGCGCAACCGCCGCGTCCGTACCAGCGTCGTCGAAGGCATCGATTTGCCGCGTGCGCTGATCGTGGCGCTGGTCGAGCGCGGCCAGCACGACGGCCTGATCAAGCGCGACATCGGCGCCGATGCAATCTCGCGCGTGCTGATCGCGATCTTCCAGGGCTTTGTGCTGCAAAAATGCTGGGGCGAGGATTTCGACGTCGCGGCCTGCATGGCGACCGTCACCACCGTGATCAACGGCTTTCGCACGACCACGGCAGATATGAAGCGGCGAACCAGGACGTAA
- a CDS encoding sulfite exporter TauE/SafE family protein, producing MSWLHELLAGGGVGLIAGLASGFSGTSPGGGLVIFSVLLLGAEQHVAQGTSLITQIPPTGLAGVRRYWQSGNRSPLPWIVWIGIGFLIGGVGGGYAAAAVSDAVLQWTYVAYLVALIALLILRRDRKDGDGAGDRDKLPWPPLLLIGGLAGFSSGFMGIGGGLAITVGLAAGLRVPQHQAQLVSLIFSVIPTNIPAAWIYWSKGLMVGWPAIIGIIAGLWVGTDLGARMANRVSKAVLRRSMIALVALMALYMTYKALS from the coding sequence ATGTCCTGGCTTCACGAGCTTCTCGCCGGCGGCGGTGTCGGCCTCATCGCGGGGCTGGCGTCGGGCTTCAGCGGCACGAGTCCAGGGGGCGGCCTCGTCATCTTCAGTGTGCTGCTCCTCGGCGCCGAACAGCATGTCGCCCAGGGCACCTCGCTGATCACGCAGATCCCGCCGACGGGCCTCGCTGGCGTGCGCCGTTACTGGCAGAGCGGTAATCGCAGCCCGTTGCCATGGATCGTCTGGATCGGCATCGGATTTCTGATCGGCGGCGTGGGCGGCGGCTATGCCGCGGCTGCTGTCTCCGACGCGGTGCTGCAATGGACCTATGTCGCCTATCTCGTCGCGCTGATCGCGCTGCTGATCTTGCGTCGCGACCGCAAGGACGGTGACGGCGCCGGTGATCGCGACAAGTTGCCTTGGCCTCCGCTGCTCCTCATCGGCGGGCTTGCCGGCTTCTCCTCCGGCTTCATGGGCATCGGTGGCGGTCTCGCGATCACGGTCGGCCTCGCCGCGGGCTTGCGCGTGCCACAGCATCAGGCGCAACTCGTCAGCCTGATCTTCTCGGTAATACCGACCAATATTCCGGCAGCCTGGATCTACTGGAGCAAGGGCCTGATGGTCGGCTGGCCGGCCATCATCGGCATCATTGCAGGCCTCTGGGTCGGCACCGATCTTGGCGCACGCATGGCCAACCGCGTCAGCAAGGCGGTACTGCGCCGGAGCATGATCGCCCTCGTCGCCCTGATGGCGCTCTACATGACCTACAAGGCGCTGAGCTAG
- a CDS encoding glutathione S-transferase family protein: MPDLSAFPITKRWPAKHPELLQLYSLPTPNGVKVSITLEEIGLPYEVHLVDFGKDDQKTPEFLSLNPNGKIPAILDPNGPGGKPLPLFESGAILQYLAEKTGKLLPQDAARRYQTIQWLHFQMGGIGPMFGQVGFFHKFAGKDFEDKRPLERYVGESKRLLGVMETHLSGRQWFMDDDYTIADISMLGWVRNLVGFYGAGDLVAFGQFKSVGAWLERGLARPAVQRGLNIPKRP, translated from the coding sequence ATGCCTGATTTATCCGCCTTTCCGATCACCAAGCGTTGGCCCGCCAAGCATCCCGAATTGCTTCAGCTCTATTCGCTGCCGACGCCGAACGGTGTGAAGGTCTCGATCACGCTGGAGGAGATCGGGCTGCCCTACGAAGTCCATCTCGTCGACTTCGGCAAGGACGACCAGAAAACGCCGGAATTCCTCTCGCTCAATCCCAACGGCAAGATCCCGGCGATCCTCGATCCCAATGGCCCCGGCGGCAAGCCGCTGCCGCTGTTCGAGTCCGGTGCGATCCTGCAATATCTGGCGGAGAAGACCGGCAAGCTGCTGCCGCAGGATGCCGCGCGGCGCTACCAGACCATCCAGTGGCTGCATTTCCAGATGGGCGGCATCGGGCCGATGTTCGGCCAGGTCGGCTTCTTCCACAAATTCGCCGGCAAGGACTTCGAGGACAAGCGGCCGCTGGAGCGTTACGTCGGCGAGTCCAAGCGCCTGCTCGGTGTGATGGAGACGCATCTTTCCGGCCGGCAATGGTTCATGGATGACGACTACACCATCGCCGACATCTCGATGCTCGGCTGGGTCCGCAATCTCGTCGGCTTCTACGGGGCCGGCGACCTCGTCGCATTCGGCCAGTTCAAGTCGGTCGGTGCCTGGCTCGAGCGCGGGTTGGCGCGTCCGGCCGTGCAGCGCGGATTGAACATTCCGAAGCGACCCTGA
- a CDS encoding DUF429 domain-containing protein, whose translation MNNYLGLDGFRFGWVAAWIDDRGQQGFDYAPGLTRLLAMPHARTMIDMPIGLKPSGYRTCDLHARELVGPAVFLGARRDLWTFPDMAAANRHYWDREGKGRGISAQLWNIRDKIRDVDEIMTPARQETIGEAHPELIFWNLAGRVRLATKTSAKGREQRIALLAQRGFTHLSKWLTQRHGTGIGRDDLIDACACAVAARDSTTRVGGDEIDPRGLRMEINY comes from the coding sequence GTGAACAATTATCTCGGTCTCGATGGATTTCGGTTCGGCTGGGTTGCTGCCTGGATCGATGATCGCGGCCAGCAGGGATTCGATTATGCACCCGGTCTGACGCGTCTGCTCGCGATGCCGCATGCGCGTACGATGATCGACATGCCGATCGGGCTGAAGCCGAGCGGCTATCGGACGTGCGATTTGCATGCGCGCGAGCTCGTCGGCCCCGCGGTGTTTCTCGGCGCGCGCCGCGACCTCTGGACATTTCCCGACATGGCCGCGGCGAACAGGCATTACTGGGATCGCGAAGGCAAGGGCAGGGGCATCTCCGCGCAGCTCTGGAATATCAGGGACAAGATCAGGGACGTCGACGAGATCATGACGCCGGCGCGGCAGGAGACGATCGGCGAGGCGCATCCGGAATTGATCTTCTGGAATCTTGCAGGGCGAGTCCGGCTTGCGACGAAGACATCGGCGAAAGGTCGCGAGCAGCGCATTGCGCTGCTGGCGCAGCGCGGCTTCACGCATTTGTCGAAATGGCTGACGCAACGCCACGGCACCGGCATCGGCCGCGACGATCTCATCGATGCCTGTGCCTGCGCGGTGGCAGCGCGCGACAGCACGACGCGCGTCGGCGGCGATGAGATCGATCCGCGCGGTCTGCGGATGGAGATCAATTACTGA
- a CDS encoding carboxymuconolactone decarboxylase family protein, translating into MTNYQSSDDLKSIPAFVALAPVEANAFLAFNHAVERKDGLIPPKYRELISLAVALTTQCAYCLDVHTAQAAKAGATREEVAEAALIAAAVRAGGTLGHALLAQRLFERHGGPG; encoded by the coding sequence ATGACCAACTATCAAAGCTCCGACGATTTGAAATCGATTCCGGCTTTCGTCGCGCTGGCGCCAGTCGAGGCTAACGCGTTTCTCGCCTTCAATCATGCGGTCGAGCGTAAGGACGGATTGATTCCGCCGAAATATCGCGAGCTGATTTCGCTCGCCGTCGCGCTCACCACGCAATGTGCCTATTGCCTGGACGTGCATACCGCTCAGGCTGCAAAAGCCGGCGCGACGCGCGAAGAGGTCGCTGAGGCCGCATTGATCGCAGCGGCAGTGCGCGCCGGCGGCACGCTCGGCCATGCGCTGCTGGCGCAGCGGCTATTTGAGCGGCATGGGGGGCCGGGATGA
- a CDS encoding RNA polymerase sigma factor yields the protein MSAAAISPNLFEAARVGDVQAIARLLETAQPDIRRYARATCRSSADAEDAAQEALWILFRHVGTIRSLLAFSAWLFSVVRRECLRLARKAGFAAPLEEGEAEAALLSRPESDLRLDVAAAFEALPPHYRDVALMRDVKEMTIDEIADALGATRQTVKARLHRARALMREYLTR from the coding sequence GTGAGCGCGGCCGCGATCTCGCCCAATCTGTTCGAGGCGGCGCGGGTCGGCGACGTCCAGGCGATCGCCCGTCTGCTCGAGACTGCGCAGCCCGATATCCGCCGCTATGCACGGGCGACGTGCCGGAGCTCGGCAGATGCCGAGGACGCCGCGCAGGAAGCGCTGTGGATCCTGTTCCGGCATGTCGGCACGATCCGCTCGCTGCTCGCATTCTCGGCCTGGCTGTTCAGCGTCGTCCGCCGCGAATGCCTGCGGCTCGCGCGCAAGGCCGGCTTCGCGGCACCTCTCGAGGAGGGCGAAGCGGAGGCTGCGCTGCTGTCGCGGCCCGAGTCCGATCTGCGACTCGACGTCGCCGCGGCCTTCGAGGCGTTGCCGCCGCATTATCGTGATGTCGCGCTGATGCGCGACGTCAAGGAAATGACCATCGATGAGATTGCGGATGCCCTCGGCGCGACGCGGCAGACCGTGAAGGCTCGGCTGCATCGCGCCCGCGCCCTGATGCGCGAATATCTGACGAGATGA
- a CDS encoding YgaP family membrane protein yields MAFYRKNIGSLHQAVRVAAGIAVVVAASVYLTGAAAWLVALGGAGFALTGLVGYCPMCAMAGIGRGGVS; encoded by the coding sequence ATGGCATTTTACAGGAAGAATATCGGCAGCCTGCACCAGGCGGTGCGGGTTGCTGCCGGGATTGCGGTGGTGGTTGCGGCATCAGTCTATCTCACCGGCGCGGCGGCCTGGCTGGTCGCACTCGGCGGCGCTGGCTTCGCACTGACCGGCCTCGTCGGCTATTGCCCGATGTGCGCGATGGCGGGCATCGGCCGGGGAGGCGTCTCGTGA